In Felis catus isolate Fca126 chromosome C2, F.catus_Fca126_mat1.0, whole genome shotgun sequence, a single window of DNA contains:
- the RAP2B gene encoding ras-related protein Rap-2b codes for MREYKVVVLGSGGVGKSALTVQFVTGSFIEKYDPTIEDFYRKEIEVDSSPSVLEILDTAGTEQFASMRDLYIKNGQGFILVYSLVNQQSFQDIKPMRDQIIRVKRYERVPMILVGNKVDLEGEREVSYGEGKALAEEWSCPFMETSAKNKASVDELFAEIVRQMNYAAQPNGDEGCCSACVIL; via the coding sequence ATGAGAGAGTACAAAGTGGTGGTGCTGGGCTCGGGCGGCGTGGGCAAGTCCGCGCTCACCGTGCAGTTCGTGACGGGCTCCTTCATCGAGAAGTACGACCCCACCATCGAGGACTTCTACCGCAAGGAGATTGAGGTGGACTCGTCGCCGTCGGTGCTGGAGATCCTGGACACGGCGGGCACGGAGCAGTTCGCGTCCATGCGGGACCTGTACATCAAGAACGGCCAGGGCTTCATCCTCGTCTACAGCCTCGTCAACCAGCAGAGCTTCCAGGACATCAAGCCCATGCGGGACCAGATCATCCGCGTGAAGCGGTACGAGCGTGTGCCCATGATCCTAGTGGGCAACAAGGTGGACCTGGAGGGCGAGCGAGAGGTCTCGTACGGCGAGGGCAAGGCCCTGGCCGAGGAGTGGAGCTGCCCCTTCATGGAGACGTCGGCCAAAAACAAAGCCTCTGTGGACGAGCTGTTCGCCGAGATCGTGCGGCAGATGAACTACGCGGCGCAGCCCAACGGCGACGAGGGCTGCTGCTCGGCCTGCGTGATCCTCTGA